atGGACAACCAATACAAAATCCAGAGTTCATTTTGCACTTTGCAACAGTGCACATGAATTCAGTACTTTCAAGTCATGCTGGCCCGTCATTCAGATTTAGCATAAACTCGGGCATTTGTATAATGCGATCAGgtcttaaaaaaagaaaagcttCAACTACAAGCTACATTCTGAAACTGAAAGTTCCAGTTCTTGCAAAGCAAAAACCGCTAGCCAGTTCATCATATCATGATTGCATAAAAATCAAAGGAAAGCAACTTCCTTTCAATCAAGCCAAACAAATCAGAGTGAAAGGCATAAGAAAGCAGACCTGCTCATGATTCTCGGGGTTATGGCCAAGACTAGCAGATTCTCCGCAACCAAAAGAATACACATCACCGTTATCAGACACTACAAATGTGGTGTAATCCCCTGTAGCAACATGAACTGCTTTGACATCTCTCAACTCTTCCACCACCTTAGGTACAGATTCACATTCTTCATTACCATGACCCAGGCAGCCATAACGACCCCACCCCCATGTGCAAATACGGCCATCCTGCCCCACCACAGCTGCATGCCAAGCACCAGCTGCAACCACCATCGGCCTAAGGTTTAACAGCTGGAATTGTTCAATCAGACGAGGATACTTCTCATCAGTTTTTGAGCCATGTCCAAGCTTCCCACCCAAACCACACCCAACCGAGTACACTGACCTATTAAGATTTCAGATAAGGATAACATAATCAATAAACATAAAGTTACTTATTACGAATAAAATGATATGAAATGTCAAAACCAGTCTAcgtatgttaaaaataaaaaatcagcaATGGCTAAACACTTTCATAATCTTGGAAATGTGGACTTCTGATGCTAATATATGTTGGCAATTCAAGAGAACAGaacaaaatatgtttttccAATCCAAGAATAAATCATAACATACAAAAGAAAATTCTCATTACACTCCATCCACGTTAATATGCGCAGAAAAAAATGAAGTGTGGAAGAGTGCCTAATTTGCATCAAATGATAGAACTTTTATCTCAAttccttttgaaaaaaaatgcaaCAGTTAAGGAAAGGAGATCAAGCTGGTGCTCACATTCCACTGGGTTGACAAGCCAAACAAAGCAGGTAGCAGAATCCAGCAGCTATTTGCACTACTGGTATGTGTTCCAGAGCTCCTAATAAAGGACGGGGTTCAACATCATTTGAATCAGTATGGTGACAGAGTTTGCCATCACTACCCCATGAAAAAGTATAAACCCTGCCTTCTCTTGACAATACAGCAGTGAAAAAGTTTCCAATTGCAGCTTGCAcaacaaatatgtttttcaaagAATCAACTAACTGTGGAGTTGTAACCATTTTAGATCCTTGAATTCCAATTTCAGCATCACCAAAAGAGTCTTTCCCAAAGGCATAAACCTGCCCTGAATCACTGATCAGCATTGTCCTCCCAGTCGCAGTAGTAGCTTGTATAATTCGGATGCCTTGCAAAGCTCTGCACCACAAAGAGATAAGTTAATTCAAAAAGTTCACTTTCTTACGTTTGCAGAATAAGATGTAAGAACTCTGGAATGTACTAACTAATGCCCGAACCTGATTGGTCGAGGTTTCCATTCCTCTCCAGTGGTGCCATGCCCAAGTTGACCGGAACTATTGGACCCAAATGAATACACAATCCCTTTTGATGTCACAGCAATGCTATGACCAGGACCTGCTATTGCCTGTGATTTTTCCCTTCTGCAACATGCTTCTCCAGCGAGCAAAAACCTCAGAACCAATTTCCAAGAACCCCCACATATTTGCTTCAAATGTTGCTGTTGTTCTGTTGTCATTGGCTTAAAAATGACTCTTTTCTGGCACATGTCCAATGCAGCAAGCTCTGACAAAGACAAATCGAAATCTGGCTCAAAGTTTGCCGGCTGCTTGAAGAAGGAGCATGTTGCCTACAAAACACCACATCAGATATGAAACCGGCAGTGTTAGAATTAGTACTTCCAATTAACAACTTAAAATCTGTAAAACAGACATCACTTGCCTCAAGTTTAGCAAGGTCTTGAGGATACAAGTTACATGATGTAAGGACATGAAGAACAATGGAAGGATTAGCAGACAAGGGAAACTCTCCTGGACTGGAGTCCCCAAAGCAATGTCGTTGATGCCGTTGAAATGTAGGCAATTGTGTGGCAACAATGGTGGTAATTGGCTGATCAGGGATGTTATGGTATTGGATAGTTGGGGTTCCACTGGTAGTGGCATCCATGGGCACTGCCAACCTTATACAGTGCCCAAACACAGCAGAAGAGAGGATCTAACACTTCTGGGAATTATGAAAATATGTGCAAATGTATCACTACCTTAATTAATGTCAGTTTTTCAGTTTATAACATTTGAAACTCTACACATTGTTCTAATTTGCAACAAGCATGTACCTCAAGAATGTATTTGACTAGCAAATCTCAGGTCTCAAACCTACAAAGAAAAAACATACTTATAAAAATGACACTTTTTTTAATACAGTGAATTATATGATTATCTGCCTTCATTTATAATCGCCCTATAAATCAAAGACACAAGAAAGAAAGCATTTAGTCATGAAACTGAAGATGATCAGAAAAACAAATAGATTTTACTTTTCATAGACACCATATTAAAAATTCAGGTGCTGTTGAAATTGAGGATGAAATTAAGGTGAAGGAATCCAAAGAAGAAAACTTTGAGAAGTATACTATTCCCAGATGATGGGATATTCTacaatcaaacaaaaaaaaacaaaatttcctGATCGAAGTTGAAATAATCGCCAGTAATAAAAGGTTGATCATCCAAACCAAAactaatcaaattttaaaatacccTTCTCCATGCAAAAACCaaaattccttttttttttgttttttactttcCCAGATCAGAGAAACACAAGTAACCCAATGAACAAGTACACTTGCTGGATACGCAAACATAAAAAGACGaaaccaaaaaattaaaaagaataaagaatcAAGGGAAGCGGAAAATAAAACATGGTAGACAAGTTTTGGGTGAATGAAATTCATTAAGATCGATATAGATCGAAGCAGAGGCACGTGAAAACGGTGATTACTTATGAGAGGGGTCAACAACAATTCCTCAAATTGAGTGTTCACCATCGGTGGAGAATTGTTCAGAGGGTTATCACTTTTTTGTTGATGAAACAAAGAACAGGTTGGCACGTGATGAAATGGCGTAGAGgtgaaaatcaaagaaagagAGACTCGAAGTTTTGTATGGTTTATGGGAGTGAGTGGATGAATCAATAATTTTATGGTTCCTCAAATGAAAGGTATCTCTTTTCTTTGTCCAGCGCTATTATGTGCTTtctgtttatttatatttgtttatttctGATGAAGTAGAGATGATGATGACGATGAGGTGTCGCTACACGCTATCGTTACGTATTTTTCCTTAATTcatatacatattttatattttgagaataaattatttataagtaGTATTATAATATAGGATAACATATAAcaacattttaaaaaagataaataattatttattatttgctttatataattataatttaacttatagtaaataaatattcctaaaaataaaaaagttatatcctctatcaaatcaatttatttatactattttttttcaatcttttaaaaAGGGTTAATAATGTTCTCATGCTAAACAAACtgagtaaataataataatatagtcCGACTTCttatttaattacatttttatgtatcatattatttattgtaaCTGAATAGTTTAGAGATGATAAAggaaataataaagtttgttaaaTCTTAACTTTTCTTACTTGATTTTGTTACTAATAACTTCCctaaaaaatccaaatatatgGAATAAGAATATGTGCAACTTGAAATTGGTTACCACTAAAAACATTCTTAAATTTAATGAACGGTTCaactaatattaaaatttatagttGTGCATCTTAGAAGAATGGAGTTTACATGAACATTAGAAAAGTGATAACATACCACGTAGGAATATCACAATAATAAAATACTacaatatcttctctcatacaGAGAGAGAAGTTGAACTAAGCGGCGGTAAGTTAGAAAACTTCAATCTTCAATGGAATTGGTTGATGGATTTTACTCActaaatttttaagaaaataaaataaaaaaatgtttttaattgatgGTGTCTCTCTCTCATAATTATCATTCAAACgaaaaatttattaaagcaatatttcttttctaaaacttattttgttgatttacaatcaatttttaaacgaattttttatttattaaatcatTCTAAAATTTAGTAATACATTATACTAATTCCTTTCTAATAGTATTATATTCAATAAGTAGGCACGAGAGTATATCTCAGACTTTGAAATGTTATCTCAATGAACTAATATTGTCCTttctaaatttcaaaataatatgaaGGAGATAGTTATGCAAAATTTGCAATAATTTATTAAAGgaaaattagtttaaaaaagTGTTTATACTACAACTTTTAAAGTCATTAGAGAATGATTTTAAAATCTGAACgttgtttaaaataatttaatataaacaatTCTACATTAAATTATGATGGTTATTGtcttaattatcatttatttatatatcataAATCATGATTACTTGATTAAACGACGTTTTAATGTATGTCATTTAAAAGAACATAGTAAGAAAATATAAGCGAGGTAACAGTTTTAGTTAAAATTGTCGTTTGTTTCAAtgattttagttaaaattgttaggtagttttttttttcaatttgtttattatgttttttttctattagTTAACTTGTATTGTTTAATCTAACtaattaatcaattataattttacaattaaattaataatctaactaataatttaaataataacctAACTAATAATCTATTTTTACAATTAAACGatgaatttaattaat
The sequence above is a segment of the Phaseolus vulgaris cultivar G19833 chromosome 2, P. vulgaris v2.0, whole genome shotgun sequence genome. Coding sequences within it:
- the LOC137812296 gene encoding ultraviolet-B receptor UVR8-like, which produces MDATTSGTPTIQYHNIPDQPITTIVATQLPTFQRHQRHCFGDSSPGEFPLSANPSIVLHVLTSCNLYPQDLAKLEATCSFFKQPANFEPDFDLSLSELAALDMCQKRVIFKPMTTEQQQHLKQICGGSWKLVLRFLLAGEACCRREKSQAIAGPGHSIAVTSKGIVYSFGSNSSGQLGHGTTGEEWKPRPIRALQGIRIIQATTATGRTMLISDSGQVYAFGKDSFGDAEIGIQGSKMVTTPQLVDSLKNIFVVQAAIGNFFTAVLSREGRVYTFSWGSDGKLCHHTDSNDVEPRPLLGALEHIPVVQIAAGFCYLLCLACQPSGMSVYSVGCGLGGKLGHGSKTDEKYPRLIEQFQLLNLRPMVVAAGAWHAAVVGQDGRICTWGWGRYGCLGHGNEECESVPKVVEELRDVKAVHVATGDYTTFVVSDNGDVYSFGCGESASLGHNPENHEQEDMHANVLSPKLVSSMKEINERVVQISLTNSIYWKAHTFALTESGKLYAFGAGDKGQLGVELGANHTERGKPELLDIDLC